A region of Pseudorasbora parva isolate DD20220531a chromosome 14, ASM2467924v1, whole genome shotgun sequence DNA encodes the following proteins:
- the LOC137040744 gene encoding junctional adhesion molecule B-like has protein sequence MDGVKRLSSVAVSLTVTGISNDHCWDVTYTSRRVCALMGSTVDISCTYTHPSGYSVNKTFWHYAQPGDFKDLREEDQFAGRVEYVGNTLRIKELKSSDSGEYQFRIITDRTEGKYSGSPGVILTVTDLMVIRSPNIISERQEVILSCSTKCTLNDKQTYIWYKNGRQVTDGFTKENKLYLDSVSNEELQEYSCAVGETQTPSSPEEEILITPSPEEEIQITPSPEEEIQITPSPEEGNTSLMIHVL, from the exons ATGGATGGAGTTAAACGTCTCAGCTCAGTCGCCGTCAGTCTAACAGTCACAG GCATTTCTAATGATCACTGCTGGGATGTGACTTACACCTCTAGAAGAGTCTGTGCTTTGATGGGCTCAACAGTAGACATTTCCTGCACATACACACATCCCTCTGGTTATTCTGTAAATAAAACATTCTGGCATTACGCTCAGCCCGGTGACTTCAAGGATCTGCGTGAGGAGGATCAGTTTGCTGGTCGTGTGGAGTATGTGGGGAACACACTGAGAATCAAAGAGCTCAAGAGCAGCGACTCTGGAGAATATCAGTTCAGGATCATCACTGACAGAACAGAAGGAAAATACTCTGGATCACCTGGAGTCATTCTTACTGTCACAG ATCTGATGGTGATACGCAGCCCAAACATTATATCAGAGCGACAGGAAGTGATATTAAGCTGCTCAACTAAATGCACTCTGAACGACAAACAGACTTACATCTGGTACAAGAACGGACGGCAGGTAACGGATGGATTCACTAAAGAAAACAAGCTGTACCTGGACTCAGTCAGTAATGAAGAGCTTCAAGAGTATTCCTGTGCTGTAGGAG AAACCCAAACCCCTTCAAGTCCAGAAGAAG AAATCCTGATCACTCCGAGTCCAGAAGAAG AAATCCAGATCACTCCGAGTCCAGAAGAAG AAATCCAGATCACTCCGAGTCCAGAAGAAGGTAACACATCCCTCATGATACATGTGCTTTAg